TCACACATTTATTAATAAATGCGTCTATTGCTCCTGTTGATTGCAAAATATTAAAAGCTCCTCCAATAATAAATAAAAAATTAATTATAGAGGCAGATTGTTCAAGTCCTTTAGGAATTGACATCAATAAGTTCCATAAGGATATAGGGCTATTTTCTACACTATGATAACTTTCAGGATTTACCATCTCCCTACCTATTGCATTATCAATATATCTATCATATTGTCCAGCAGGAATAACATAGGTTAAAATAGAACTTATAATCAATAATATAAAAATTAAAACAATTGCATCTGGTGCTTTCCATTTTATTTTTTTTAATTTCATAATATTTACCTCCCTACAAAGTTAAATTTTATTCTTTAAGAATTCTTGTTTTATAGATTTTAATATTTCAGAATTTTCAAGTATTCTTGCTAAGAACCCATCAATAACAGTTGCACCATTTATAATACAAGGTTCGGATTTTTCAGATGCAACAATATCTGCAAACTCTTTTGTATGAAGAGCTATATTTTTATTTGTTATTGCTACTGAAGGATGAAATGCTGGACATCTATAACTTACATTTCCCATATCTGATGAACCTTCTGGATAGTCCATAGTTTCATATTCCATTCCATAGTCTTTCATCACATTCATAATAATTTGAGTCCCACTTTTTAAATAATTCATATCACTAAATGAATTACCAAAAATTTCTATTTTAGATTTTGTTTGAGTTGCAAGTGAGCAACCTTCAATTATATTTTTAAACCATGGGATCATTTCTTCTTTTAAATATTTCAAAGAATCTGATCTAAAAGTATATTTAGCTTTAGCTTTATTTGGTATTATATTTGTTGCACTTCCTCCTTCTTGTATAAATCCTTCTATTATAGTATTTCGTTTAGTGCATTTTCTCATTAAATCAAAAGCATGAATGGATAACATTAATCCATCTAATGCTGATCTTCCACACCAAGGAGCAACAGCTGTATGAGCAGGAAACCCAGTAAATTCTATTTCATAAGTTTCAAAGGCAAGCATTTTCCAGTTAGGGATATTTTTAATACCTAGATGAACCATAATTGCACAATCATATTTGTCAAAAACTCCTTTATCAGCCATAGTAACTTTCATACCAATATCTTCTTCATCTGGTGTACCAATAATATCTATATTTGCATTTATATATTCTTCATTATCTTTAAGTGCAAGAGCTGCTAGTACAGATATTGCTGCACTTGCAGAATGTCCACAGGCATGTCCTACTTCAGGAAGAGCATCATATTCTGTCAATATTGCAATATTTATATTTGAGTTTTCTTTTTTTATAACTTCACCTAAAAATGAAGTATCTATGTCTGAAAATCTTTCTTTGGTAGCAATTTGATGTTTATTTAAAATTTCCATTATCTTTTTACAGGAGTTATATTCTTTTCCAGATATCTCAGGATTTTTTGCCAAATAATAATTTAAAGCAAAAGCCTCTTCTTTATATTTTTCTATACTGTTAATTAATTTTTTTTCTAAAATCATTTTATCAACACTCCTTTCTTTTTTGGTTAATTATTATTTAGATATAGATATTATTAAATAGTTATACAATAAAAATTTTATAATTCCTTTTTTGGATAAAAAAAAACAGCAAAAGACTTAAAAAAATCTTTTGCTGAAAAAATAAGAAAAATAAATATTATTTATTAATCATCCCAACATTCTGTATTTTCCAATCCAGGAATATCTTTTGCTCTAAATACAGGGTTTTTACCTTCTTTTCTTTGTTTAATATAATCTTTAATAATAGCCACAGCTTTTGGAGAAAGTATAGCTATAACTATAATATTCATTAAAGCCATAATTCCCATAAACACATCAGCCATATCCCAGACAAGCCCTAAACTTGCAATAGAACCTAAAAATACAAATACAACTGTTAAAACTCTAAATATAAACATAGAAGATTTACTCTTAGTTAAAAATTCCAAGTTTGCTTCACCATAGTAGTAATTTCCTATTAAAGAACTGAATGCAAATAAGAAAATACAAAGAGTTATAAAATGTGCTCCCCAAGCACCAACTGAATAAGAAAGAGCAAATTGAGTTAATTGTATTCCAGTATCTGTTCCTGCATTATATTCTGGATATAATAAAACTATAAAACCAGTGGCACTACAAATTAATATAGTATCTACAAATACACCAAATGCTTGTAATAAACCTTGTTTTACTGGGTGAGAAACATTTGAAGTTGCAGCTGCATTTGGAGCACTACCCATACCAGCTTCATTGGAATATAATCCTCTCTTGATACCTTGAAGCATAGCAACACCTATTGCTCCACCAACTGCTTGTTTTACACCAAAAGCAGCTTCAATAATACTCAAAAATAGTCTAGGAATATGAGTGATATTAAGTGCTAAAACAATTACTGCTACAACAACATATGCAATTGCCATTATTGGAACCATTAGAGATACAACATTAGCTATTCTATGTAAACCTCCAAATATTACCAAAGCAGTAAGAGCAGCTAAAATTATGGCTGCTATATATGAGTTCATTCCAAACGAAGCAAATGAAGTTTCAAATGCTTTAGCTATTGTATTTGCTTGAACTGTATTAAATATAAAAGCAAATGTTAATATAACTATAACTGAGAAAATATAACCAAGTGTTTTTTGACCAAGGGCTTTTTCCATATAGTAAGAAGGACCACCTCTAAATCCACCTTTACTATCTTTTACTTTATAAGTTTGAGCTAAAGTATTTTCAATCATACTTGTTGCAGCACCCAAAAGAGCTATTATCCACATCCAAAATAATGCTCCAGGACCACCAATTGAAACAGCTATCGCAACTCCTGCAAGGTTACCTGTTCCAACGTGAGAAGCAACAGCTATACAAAATGCTTGGAAACCAGTTACTTGTCCAGCAATTTTCTTTTCACCATCTCTAAGTGAAGAAAGTTTACCAGTGATTAATGCAACCATATCACCTAATAATCTTCCTTGTGCAAAACCTGTTCTCAAAGTATAAAATAACCCTGATAGCAGTAAAAGTACAATAAGTACATAAGACCATAAAACATTGTTGATTTTTCCAATTATAGAATTTAAAAAATCCATAAAATCCATATAATTTACCCCCTTATTTTAAATTTTTGTTACTTTTAAAATAAAAATTAAAAACTAAAAAATATTTAAAGAAAGTTCTTCAGATAAATCTGCAAGTAAATGCCCTCCTGCAAGAGAGTTTCCTTTTTTATCAAGTGAAGGACCATATACACCTATTCCCATTTTGCCAGGAACAACAGAACAAATTCCTCCACCTACTCCACTTTTTGAAGGGATACCAACTCTTACAGCAAATTCTCCTGAACTATCATACATTCCACAAGTTACCATTAATGTCTTAATAATTTTTGCCATCCTTGTAGTTAAAATTCTTTCACCATTTGAAAGTACACCATCATTTGCTAAAAATTTTCCTAATGTAGAAATAGTTTTGGCAGTTCCTTCTATTGAGCATTGTTTAAAATACACTGTAAGTGCTTCATTCACATTTCCTTCAATTATACCTTCACCCTTTAAAAAATATGCCATAGAATAGTTTCTAAATCCAGTATCTGATTCTCCAATATAAATTTTATAATTTAAGTCCAAAGTATCATCTTCTGTTATTAATTTTGCAAAATCCAATAATCTTAAAAATTTTTCTCTATCATCTTTTCCTTTTATCATAGAAGCAACAGCTATTGCTCCTGCATTTATCATAGGATTATAAGGTTTTTTTCTACTTGATGTTTCAAGTTTTCTAATTGAGTTAAATGGATCACCACTTGGTTCCATTCCAACCTTTGAAAAAACATATTCTTCACCATTATCTAGTATTGCTAACATTAAAGAAATTATTTTTGAAATACTTTGTATTGTAAATTTTGTATTATAATCTCCTGCAAAAAATTCTTGTCCATCTAAGGTTGTAACATAAATTCCTAGGGCATTTTTATCAGCTTTATCAAGTTCAGGAATATAATTAGCAACATTACCATCTGCTGTAAATTTCCTGTTTTTTTCAACTAATTCCTTTAATAGTTCTTCCATCAGATAACCTCTCTTAACTTGTTCTAAAATCAAACGATAAATAAACATATATTTTAAATAATACACACTTATAATATTGATTATACAAAATTGGTCTTAAAATGTCAAGTAAAGAATATTAAAATGTTTTAGCAATATAATAAATGAAATTAAAATAAAAAAAATATATATAACATATATTTTTGTGATAGTAGTACTATATTTTTTATTTTAAGAAATCTTGGTAAGAAGTATACTTTTTTATAAGTGGAAGTATTCATTAATAAATATAAAAATGATATAATGTAAACATTGGAGATAGTGAGGTGAAATTATGGATAAGGAAAATAAAAATTTTGATATAGTATCTTTTCTATTTAATAATGAAAGTTTTATTAATGGATTGTTGGAAAATTTAAAGAAAGAATTGATGGAAGTTATATTTTCAGATAATTTAAGTTTATTTAAAAAATCTATATTTATACAAGGTGTTTTTACTTATGCAAATTTAATTTTAAGTAATAACACTTCAATGTCAGATAAAGAAAAAAACAAAATTATGCAAGAAATTGTTGAAATAAGTAATTTATTGGCAGAAAATTCAATGGAAGATGTAAAAAGATATACAAATTAAAAATGTAAAGAGAAAGTACTTGACAAACTTTTTACTATCATTTATAATGGCTAGGTGAATTATTATGATTTTAGATAAATTTGTTGAAATTGCTAATCTTTTTGAAATTTATTCTTCTCTTTTGAGTGAAAAGCAAAAAGAATATTTAGAAGATCATTTTGAAAATGACTTATCACTTTCTGAGATTGCTAAAAATAATAATGTTAGTAGGCAAGCAATTTATGATAATATTAAAAGAGGAATAGCTCTTTTATATGATTATGAAGATAAATTAAAATTTTACCAAATTAAAAAAACATAAGAGAAGAATTAATGAATTTGAAAGAAAATTACACAAAGGAAAAATTGGAGAAAATTATAGAAAACTTACTTTAATGAGGTAGATATGTTAGAAAATTTAGGGAATAGATTTCAAGATATTTTTAAGAAAATAAGAGGACATGGAAAACTTAGTGAAACTAATATAAAAGATGCTCTTAGAGAAGTAAAAATGTCACTTTTAGAAGCTGATGTAAACTATAAGGTAGTTAAAGATTTTACTAATAAAATCAGTGAAAAAGCAATAGGGACAGAAGTTATTAGAGGTGTTAATCCAGCACAACAATTTATAAAATTAGTAAATGATGAACTTGTTGAGTTGTTAGGAGGAACTAGCTCAAAATTGACAAAAGGGCTTAGAAATCCAACAATAATTATGTTAGCTGGGTTACAAGGAGCAGGAAAGACAACTTTTGCTGCAAAACTTGCTAAGTTTTTAAAAAAGCAAAATGAAAAGTTATTATTGGTAGGAGTAGATGTATATAGACCTGCTGCTATAAAACAATTACAAGTTTTAGGGCAACAAATAGGAGTAGATGTCTATTCAGAGGAAAATAGTAAGGATGTTGTTGGAATTGCAACAAGAGCAATAGAAAAAGCAAAAGAAATTAATGCAACTTATATGATAGTGGATACAGCTGGTAGATTACATGTAGATGAAATTCTTATGGAAGAATTAAAAGAGTTAAAAAAAGCTATTAAACCACAGGAAATTTTACTTGTTGTAGATGCTATGATAGGACAGGATGCAGTTAATTTAGCAGAATCTTTTAACAATGCTTTAAGTGTTGATGGAGTTATTTTAACTAAGCTAGATGGAGATACTCATGGAGGAGCAGCCCTATCTATAAAGGCTGTTGTAGGAAAACCAATAAAATTTATTGGAGTTGGAGAAAAACTTAATGATATTGAAATTTTTCACCCAGATAGATTAGTATCAAGAATATTAGGAATGGGAGATGTTGTTTCACTTGTTGAAAAAGCACAAGAGGTGATAGATGAGAATGAAGCAAAATCTTTGGAAGAAAAAATAAAGTCTCAAAAATTTGATTTAAATGATTTTTTAAAGCAATTACAAACGATAAAAAGATTAGGTTCACTTGGTGGAATATTAAAATTAATCCCAGGTATGCCAAAGATTGATGATTTGGCTCCTGCTGAAAAAGAGATGAAAAAAGTTGAAGCTATTATTCAGTCTATGACAAAAGAAGAGAGAAAGAAACCTGATATTTTAAAAGCAAGTAGAAAAATAAGAATTGCAAAAGGTAGTGGAACAGAAGTGTCAGATGTAAATAAACTACTTAAACAATTTGACCAAATGAAATCTATGATGAAAATGTTTAGTTCTGGTAAAATGCCTAATATGGGGGCTATGGGAAAAGGTGGAAAATTTCCATTTTAAAATAGTTATTAATAAATTATATATAAATTAAAGGAGATGTGAAAGAATGTTAAAATTAAGACTTACAAGATTAGGGGATAAAAAGAGACCTTCTTATAGATTAGTAGCTATGGAAGCATTATCTAAAAGAGATGGAGGAGCAATAGCTTACTTAGGTAATTATTTTCCATTAGAAGATTCAAGAGTAGTATTAAAAGAAGAAGAAATCTTAAAATTCTTAAAAAATGGAGCTCAACCTACAAGAACTGTAAAATCAATTTTAGTTAAAGCTGGAGTATGGGCTAAGTTTGAAGAATCTAAAAAGAAATAGTTTTGTATAGAATAAAAAATATGGCTATTATGTACTGCACCCAAAATCTTGGACACAAGATTGTAGGTGCAGTTTTTTCATGAGTAAACTAACAAGAGAAGATAAAATTGAAATATATTTATGTTTTATTATTGACAATTGTAAGTTGCAAAATAAAATGATTAAAATTTTAAATTAAAATGATAAAAACATTTAAAAATGAAATGATAATTTTTAAACTTTTGAATCTTTCCTCTTGTCTAATAGATAGTCATTAATATTAACAAAAAGGAGGTCTTTTTATGGTACAAAGAATTGATATTAGAAAACTAAACAAAATAAATGAACTTGAAAATTATTGGGCAGGTTTCTATGATAGTTTAATGCTTTTTGCACAAATTTCTGGGCAATTGCTTAGAGAAGGTGAAGGAAGAGTTATGGGGGTATACAATCATGGTTTAAGCTTATATAACAAAGGATTAGATTGTATAAGAGAATTAAGAGATTCTGTTGATGAAGTAAAAAGTGCTGAAATTATAAAAGTATCTCATATTCTTATAAATCAAGCAGAAGAAATGAAAAAATCAGAACTTAAAGTTATATAAAAAAATAAGAGCTTTTTAAGGCTCTTTATTTTTTATATCTTCATTTGTATCATCTTGTTTTAATTGTTTAAATAGTTTCTTTATAGGGAAAGGTACTATTAATCCCATTTCTTTTAGATTCTCTGCTATACTTATTCCTTCTGTTCCTATCACGCTGCAAATCATCATAACTTTGAAAGAAATAGGAAATCCTAGAATAGTTATAGGAACATTTAAGTTATTTGCTATTATTAACCTATCTAGTGCAGCTCCTACCACTACTGCAAATATATATCCAGTTTTCTTAATTAATCCTCTATATCCTGCCCTAGAGGACAATTTCTTTTTAAGTAAACTTCTTAAATAACCTGTAATATAATCACAAGCCATAAATACAAACATTACTTCCATAGATATGCTCCAACCACCTATGAAATAACTTAAATAACTACCTATAACTATACAAATCTTAATGATTCCCTTTTCTTTCTCCATTTCCCTCACCTATAATTTTAATTTTTCTTTCATTTCTTTATTATATTTAATAGCTTCTTTTGTATGGTCTATAATAGCTTGTTCAGTGTAACCTTCATTTTTGATTTTTCTTTTCCATGAAGGTTCTCCAAACATTCTTACAGCACGATACATTGAAACTCTTTTATAAGCTGATACTCCATGTTCTCTCATAATAAAAATAAATATTTTATCTGCCCAATAACGATTTATAAAAGTATCATTTAATTCAGAGTACAAGTAATCATGAATGATTGCAGCCCTAGTATATTTGCCAAAAGGTGGAAAAAATACCCACAAAACTCTAGGAACACTTGCTAAATCAGTAACGAATCCCTTTGGTACTGTTATAACATAGCTATTTATTTCATACTTATACTCTTCTTTTAAAATCCACTTATTATCTCCTAATGGTTCAGTTAGTAGTGGACTTAGTTCCATTTTTTCCTCCCATTTTATTTTTTGGATTCTTTTAGCTTTTTAAAGAAAGGTTGTAGTTCTTGTACAGCATCTTCAATAGTTTTTTCATTGATAAAAATACGAAGTTTTGCTGGTAATTTTGAAACAAATTCTTGAACTGCTTGTTTCTTTAAAGCACCCAATCCTTTCCCTTCAAATGTAACCTCAGCTGATATTACTTCTTTTATTACAGCTTCTTTCCCGTCGTATCTCCATTTTAAAATGAAATATACTACCCCTGCTATCACTGTTTCCAATACTTTCCATAATAATTGTTTGTCCATTTTTACTCCTCCTATTTTTTGATTTTTTTTAATTCTTCATCAGATAATAATTCAAAATGAGGTCCGTCATAACTTCCTCTTTGAACTTCATCTTTTGTACTTCCATTTAAATTCCAATCTGCTCCACGCCTTGCTTTTATCCCTAATTCTTTTGCACACTCTAAAAGAACTTCTCCAATTTTGTTAAATTTTTCTGAATCATTCCAATCCTCTTGTTTAAATGGATAGGGAATGAAATCAAATGCTCTACTAGGTGTTTCACAATGCTTACTATTCATTATCGTTGAAAAACCTTGTTTAATTTTTTTTCTCTGTTCCTCTGCTGTTCGATGTCCTTCAATTACAGTAAAATCAATTCTCTGTATAGCAAGATTTGCTATTTTTACTAAATCTGGATGACACCCTGCAAGATTGTCTAAACTTCTTTTACTAAACTTTCCCATTTTTACTCCTCCTATTTCCACTCAATTGCTTCTAATTCTTCAACTGTGTTAGATTTTTTGATTAAATCATTTATTTTATTGTATTCATTGTTAAATTTACTGCTTCTAAATATCCATAACAGTAAAATATTAGTTACTTCTTTATATGTTACTTCTAAAACAGAATTATCTTTTAATCTCCAACCAGTTTTAAAATTTTCTACAATTGAGATTAGTAGATCTTTTGTTACTTCTTTACTTTGAACTTTTGTTTTTACCTCAGTTGCTAAATTTGGATCTAATTCTTTTAAAACTTCTGTAATTTTCTTGATATCCTTTTCCTTTTCAACTATATCAAGAGCCATTTTTACTCTTTCAAAATTTGGAATATCAGAAGCTCCCATTTGGAAAATATGTCCATTATAATCAAAATCTGAGTATATCTTACTTTGTAACTCTTGTTTAAAAATATTTCTTATATTTTCCTCAACTACTTCTAAATCAATTTCCCATTTATTGTTAATCCATTGATGATATTTTGAAGGTCTCTCGAACTTAACAATTTTTTTATTTTTTAAAATTTCTCCTTCTTCAAGTTGAACTTCTATGCCTTGTTTGGCTTTTTCTTCTCTTGACATTTCTCTGAGACCATTCTCATCCTGAATAGGATATTGAAAATTTTTATCAGTTATATACATATCTTTTGTATATTCAGCAAAATAGCTAAGAGGATTTTTCTTAACATCGTCTAAACTATTTGAATATACTGAATATTTTAATTCTGTTCCTTTATAAAAATTTATTATATTGCTCATTCCTGCTCCTTTCTAAAAAATTCCTAATTTTTTTCTTTGTAAAATAAGTGAATTTCTTATTTCTACTGGACTTGCTTTTTGTATATAGTGTTTACTAGTCACATTACTACTTGTATGATTAGCATAACTAGAAGCAAGTCCTAAACCACCAAGATTGTTTATTAAGTTTATAGATGTCTTCCTTAATGTATGAGGGTATAAATCTGGAATATCCAAAATTATTCCCATTTTTTTAATTCTTTGCCTCATAGCTCCTTGACTCATTTTTTTATATATTTTTTTGTATTTTGTTATAAAAAGCCATTCTGATTTTATTCCCTTTTCTAATCTTACTTTTATCCATTCTTGTAATAATTCCTTGCATTTATCAAAGAAAAATACATTTACAATATACCCTTCTTTCTCTTTTGCATCTTCAAAAAATCCTTCTTCAAGTCTAAGTTGTTCTATCTTTAAATTTTGAATAGCACTTATTCTGCAAGCACTATCCAAAAAAAGTTCCCACAAAATCCTGTCTTGAATATCATATTTTTTATTTTGAAATTTCATAAAAAGCCTAACTGTTAGTATTTGCTCTGTATTTAAAAAATAACTTTTTCTAATTTTATCTTTGTCAGTAAATTTTAACTTATCTAATTTATCTGTAAATGGATGAAATTTTATCTTATTCCTTCTAACACACCATGAATAAAAGCTACTGATTGATGTTACTTTATTCATTAATGTTCTCTTGCTATTTCCTAAACTTCTGCAATAATTTCTATATTTTTCTATGATTGAAGGCATATCTTTTAAAGTATCCTTTCCTAATAAATACCTATTTTTATAAGTATTTTCAAACCAGGTCAAAAACAATTTAAAATTATAAGTATAAGTTTTATAAGTAGTCTCCCATGTATCCCAATTATTAGCCTTACAACTTTCCAAATACTCCAAGTAAATTTCAACATTTTCCTTTTTTAAATTTTCTAACATTATTCTTTCCATAATGCACCTCCTAATTTTTATTAGGTACATTTTATATAAAAGTGAATAGATTGGAAAATTTCTCAAGATTAGAAAGTGAAAAATTATCTATAACTAATGCAACAGATATAAGAGTGTATAAAATTGCAGGTATGGTAACTCTTATTGTTGACAGTGGAACAGCTTTTTTTAATAAAAACGGTGTCCCAATTTTTACATTACCTGAAAAATTTAGACCAGATAAAACTATATATTTTAGTGCTTCTTACAGAAATAGTACTAAATCTAAC
This Fusobacterium animalis 7_1 DNA region includes the following protein-coding sequences:
- a CDS encoding tyrosine-type recombinase/integrase yields the protein MERIMLENLKKENVEIYLEYLESCKANNWDTWETTYKTYTYNFKLFLTWFENTYKNRYLLGKDTLKDMPSIIEKYRNYCRSLGNSKRTLMNKVTSISSFYSWCVRRNKIKFHPFTDKLDKLKFTDKDKIRKSYFLNTEQILTVRLFMKFQNKKYDIQDRILWELFLDSACRISAIQNLKIEQLRLEEGFFEDAKEKEGYIVNVFFFDKCKELLQEWIKVRLEKGIKSEWLFITKYKKIYKKMSQGAMRQRIKKMGIILDIPDLYPHTLRKTSINLINNLGGLGLASSYANHTSSNVTSKHYIQKASPVEIRNSLILQRKKLGIF
- a CDS encoding DUF1353 domain-containing protein, whose amino-acid sequence is MELSPLLTEPLGDNKWILKEEYKYEINSYVITVPKGFVTDLASVPRVLWVFFPPFGKYTRAAIIHDYLYSELNDTFINRYWADKIFIFIMREHGVSAYKRVSMYRAVRMFGEPSWKRKIKNEGYTEQAIIDHTKEAIKYNKEMKEKLKL
- a CDS encoding phage holin family protein → MEKEKGIIKICIVIGSYLSYFIGGWSISMEVMFVFMACDYITGYLRSLLKKKLSSRAGYRGLIKKTGYIFAVVVGAALDRLIIANNLNVPITILGFPISFKVMMICSVIGTEGISIAENLKEMGLIVPFPIKKLFKQLKQDDTNEDIKNKEP
- the ffh gene encoding signal recognition particle protein, with the translated sequence MLENLGNRFQDIFKKIRGHGKLSETNIKDALREVKMSLLEADVNYKVVKDFTNKISEKAIGTEVIRGVNPAQQFIKLVNDELVELLGGTSSKLTKGLRNPTIIMLAGLQGAGKTTFAAKLAKFLKKQNEKLLLVGVDVYRPAAIKQLQVLGQQIGVDVYSEENSKDVVGIATRAIEKAKEINATYMIVDTAGRLHVDEILMEELKELKKAIKPQEILLVVDAMIGQDAVNLAESFNNALSVDGVILTKLDGDTHGGAALSIKAVVGKPIKFIGVGEKLNDIEIFHPDRLVSRILGMGDVVSLVEKAQEVIDENEAKSLEEKIKSQKFDLNDFLKQLQTIKRLGSLGGILKLIPGMPKIDDLAPAEKEMKKVEAIIQSMTKEERKKPDILKASRKIRIAKGSGTEVSDVNKLLKQFDQMKSMMKMFSSGKMPNMGAMGKGGKFPF
- the rpsP gene encoding 30S ribosomal protein S16, which encodes MLKLRLTRLGDKKRPSYRLVAMEALSKRDGGAIAYLGNYFPLEDSRVVLKEEEILKFLKNGAQPTRTVKSILVKAGVWAKFEESKKK
- the glsA gene encoding glutaminase A — protein: MEELLKELVEKNRKFTADGNVANYIPELDKADKNALGIYVTTLDGQEFFAGDYNTKFTIQSISKIISLMLAILDNGEEYVFSKVGMEPSGDPFNSIRKLETSSRKKPYNPMINAGAIAVASMIKGKDDREKFLRLLDFAKLITEDDTLDLNYKIYIGESDTGFRNYSMAYFLKGEGIIEGNVNEALTVYFKQCSIEGTAKTISTLGKFLANDGVLSNGERILTTRMAKIIKTLMVTCGMYDSSGEFAVRVGIPSKSGVGGGICSVVPGKMGIGVYGPSLDKKGNSLAGGHLLADLSEELSLNIF
- a CDS encoding M15 family metallopeptidase yields the protein MGKFSKRSLDNLAGCHPDLVKIANLAIQRIDFTVIEGHRTAEEQRKKIKQGFSTIMNSKHCETPSRAFDFIPYPFKQEDWNDSEKFNKIGEVLLECAKELGIKARRGADWNLNGSTKDEVQRGSYDGPHFELLSDEELKKIKK
- a CDS encoding alanine/glycine:cation symporter family protein — translated: MDFLNSIIGKINNVLWSYVLIVLLLLSGLFYTLRTGFAQGRLLGDMVALITGKLSSLRDGEKKIAGQVTGFQAFCIAVASHVGTGNLAGVAIAVSIGGPGALFWMWIIALLGAATSMIENTLAQTYKVKDSKGGFRGGPSYYMEKALGQKTLGYIFSVIVILTFAFIFNTVQANTIAKAFETSFASFGMNSYIAAIILAALTALVIFGGLHRIANVVSLMVPIMAIAYVVVAVIVLALNITHIPRLFLSIIEAAFGVKQAVGGAIGVAMLQGIKRGLYSNEAGMGSAPNAAATSNVSHPVKQGLLQAFGVFVDTILICSATGFIVLLYPEYNAGTDTGIQLTQFALSYSVGAWGAHFITLCIFLFAFSSLIGNYYYGEANLEFLTKSKSSMFIFRVLTVVFVFLGSIASLGLVWDMADVFMGIMALMNIIVIAILSPKAVAIIKDYIKQRKEGKNPVFRAKDIPGLENTECWDD
- a CDS encoding M20/M25/M40 family metallo-hydrolase, with protein sequence MILEKKLINSIEKYKEEAFALNYYLAKNPEISGKEYNSCKKIMEILNKHQIATKERFSDIDTSFLGEVIKKENSNINIAILTEYDALPEVGHACGHSASAAISVLAALALKDNEEYINANIDIIGTPDEEDIGMKVTMADKGVFDKYDCAIMVHLGIKNIPNWKMLAFETYEIEFTGFPAHTAVAPWCGRSALDGLMLSIHAFDLMRKCTKRNTIIEGFIQEGGSATNIIPNKAKAKYTFRSDSLKYLKEEMIPWFKNIIEGCSLATQTKSKIEIFGNSFSDMNYLKSGTQIIMNVMKDYGMEYETMDYPEGSSDMGNVSYRCPAFHPSVAITNKNIALHTKEFADIVASEKSEPCIINGATVIDGFLARILENSEILKSIKQEFLKNKI